A window from Vibrio cortegadensis encodes these proteins:
- the gluQRS gene encoding tRNA glutamyl-Q(34) synthetase GluQRS has protein sequence MTNNTSSPINTSPYIGRFAPSPSGPLHFGSLIAALGSYFQAKSMGGQWLVRMEDLDPPREMVGASKLILSALEAYHLYWDGDVVYQSKRHDLYQDQIDKWLSSKQAYYCQCSRKQIKQSGGFYNGTCRDKQLTSTDNCSIRLKMAHPVERFLDQRHAEITIPKALAEEDFIIKRRDGLYAYNLAVVLDDIDQGITQVVRGADLIEPTGRQISLYRTLGHEPVSYLHLPLAMDGNGNKLSKQNHATAIDVRNPKATLLNAMSFLGFEINQEMQSASIDEIIRWGCQNWHLKQLPSQIEITPRFSNGVS, from the coding sequence ATGACCAACAATACATCATCACCTATCAACACCTCGCCTTACATTGGAAGATTTGCCCCTTCGCCTTCAGGACCTCTGCATTTTGGATCCTTAATTGCGGCGCTGGGAAGCTATTTCCAAGCAAAGTCTATGGGTGGGCAATGGTTAGTCAGAATGGAAGATTTAGATCCACCACGAGAAATGGTGGGCGCATCTAAATTAATCTTATCTGCACTGGAAGCTTATCACCTCTATTGGGATGGTGATGTGGTTTACCAAAGTAAAAGGCATGATCTTTACCAAGATCAAATCGATAAATGGCTAAGCAGCAAACAAGCCTATTATTGCCAATGCTCACGTAAGCAGATTAAACAGAGCGGCGGATTCTATAACGGTACTTGCCGAGATAAACAGCTTACCTCTACAGACAATTGTTCGATACGCTTAAAAATGGCACACCCTGTTGAGCGCTTCTTAGACCAGCGTCATGCAGAGATAACCATCCCTAAAGCGCTAGCGGAAGAAGACTTCATCATTAAACGTCGTGATGGCCTCTACGCGTATAATCTAGCGGTTGTACTCGATGACATTGACCAAGGTATCACGCAAGTCGTTCGTGGCGCCGATCTGATAGAGCCGACTGGTCGTCAAATTAGTCTGTACCGAACCTTAGGTCATGAACCGGTAAGCTATCTTCATTTACCTCTTGCGATGGATGGAAATGGGAATAAGCTATCGAAACAAAATCATGCCACCGCAATAGATGTGCGAAATCCGAAAGCAACATTACTGAATGCCATGTCATTTTTAGGGTTTGAAATAAACCAAGAAATGCAAAGCGCAAGCATCGATGAAATTATTCGTTGGGGCTGCCAAAATTGGCACTTAAAGCAACTACCTTCGCAGATCGAGATCACACCAAGATTCTCAAATGGCGTCAGCTAG
- the dksA gene encoding RNA polymerase-binding protein DksA, producing the protein MPESKKKALGILAIAGVEPYKEIPGEEYMSPEQTLHFTKILEAWRNQLREEVDRTVHHMQDEAANFPDPVDRASQEEEFSLELRNRDRERRLIKKIEKTLVKIEDEDFGFCDSCGIEIGVRRLEARPTADLCIDCKTLAEIKEKQMQG; encoded by the coding sequence ATGCCAGAATCAAAGAAAAAAGCGCTAGGCATCCTAGCCATTGCAGGTGTTGAACCGTATAAAGAAATACCAGGTGAAGAGTACATGTCACCTGAACAAACGCTTCATTTTACTAAAATTTTAGAAGCGTGGCGCAACCAGCTCAGGGAAGAAGTTGATCGTACTGTTCACCATATGCAGGATGAAGCAGCAAACTTCCCCGATCCCGTTGACCGTGCTTCTCAAGAAGAAGAGTTCAGCTTAGAATTACGTAACCGCGATCGTGAACGTCGTCTAATCAAGAAGATTGAAAAGACGCTGGTTAAGATCGAAGATGAAGACTTCGGTTTCTGTGATTCATGTGGTATCGAGATTGGTGTACGCCGTCTTGAAGCTCGCCCAACAGCTGATCTATGTATCGACTGTAAAACGCTTGCAGAAATTAAAGAAAAACAGATGCAGGGCTAA
- the sfsA gene encoding DNA/RNA nuclease SfsA gives MHFNPRLESATLIKRYKRFLADIKLDDGSERTIHCANTGAMTGCATPGDKVWYSTSDNPKRKYPNSWELSETSQGHFICINTARANQLAVEAINNNVISELLGYDELKTEVKYGNENSRIDILLTAENKPKCYIEVKSVTLLDETHNGDTIGQGYFPDTVTTRGQKHLRELTEMVNTGSKAVLLFTVLHSGIEKVSAAHHIDAKYSQLLIEARNAGVEVLCYKAELNDSEIKLVSAIEFINKQ, from the coding sequence ATGCACTTTAACCCACGATTAGAAAGCGCCACGCTAATAAAAAGATACAAACGTTTCCTTGCGGATATAAAACTCGACGATGGAAGCGAACGAACCATCCATTGTGCCAATACTGGAGCAATGACCGGTTGCGCGACGCCTGGAGATAAGGTTTGGTATTCCACCTCTGATAACCCAAAACGAAAATACCCCAATAGCTGGGAGCTTTCTGAAACCTCTCAGGGGCATTTCATCTGTATCAATACAGCAAGAGCCAATCAACTCGCGGTTGAAGCCATCAATAACAATGTCATTTCGGAATTATTAGGGTACGACGAACTGAAAACAGAGGTGAAATATGGCAATGAAAACAGCAGAATTGATATATTGCTAACAGCAGAAAATAAACCAAAGTGCTATATAGAAGTGAAAAGCGTCACTCTGCTCGATGAGACTCATAACGGTGACACGATTGGGCAAGGCTATTTTCCCGACACAGTAACGACTCGTGGGCAGAAACATTTACGTGAACTCACAGAAATGGTCAATACTGGAAGTAAAGCCGTACTTTTATTCACTGTTTTACATTCAGGGATTGAAAAAGTCTCTGCGGCACACCATATAGACGCCAAATATTCACAATTACTCATTGAAGCAAGAAATGCCGGAGTGGAAGTTCTCTGTTACAAAGCGGAACTGAACGATTCTGAGATAAAGCTAGTTTCTGCTATTGAATTTATCAATAAGCAGTAA
- the hrpB gene encoding ATP-dependent helicase HrpB, which yields MSQLPIEAVMPELLAGVQSHHQLILKAAPGAGKSTHFPLQLLKTGGLAGKIIMLEPRRLAARNIAQYLSKQFGETVGQSVGYRVRGESKVSSQTKLEIVTEGIMTRMIQSDPELSGVSLLIFDEFHERSIHADTALALSLEIQEALRDDLKIVVMSATLDQQALQSLLPEACYVESQGRSFPVEYRYSALGVNEYLVPAMAKRIEHLITTEEGSLLAFLPGVGAIKQLEVSLTSLLPDVDICPLYGQLNFTQQQRAIAASENGRRKVVLATNIAETSLTIEGIRLVVDSGLERVAKFDLKTGITKLEQIKIAQSSAEQRAGRAGRLEKGICLRLYSETQLAQQPYVPEPEILHADLSSLVLELAQWGTVNVDELSWLDKPPATALKQATTLLSSLNILGENAQLTTFGKRAHELGLDPRIASMLVHVSQHQSDMLHCAILVAALLEEPERNVANLQHSLHRFKQSNHSKMKVITQRVSVLARKLNVSFDVKKVDERQVGIILSLAFPDRIGQRRSAQSGRFILSNGHGGAMDESQSLADVDYLIAIDLMRSAQEASQIFLAAEVDIIALEAHFPFLFVSHEVVDWDEKRGRLMAEQRTTLGKLVVRRKEMSQPDQSKMSEALLNYVRRKGLECLNWDENSIALLKRIRCAIEWLPEQDWPAMDDESLLSDLELWLAPYMSAITSIKQLNKMSLVPALLARLGWPLNQSIDEWLPTHYQMPTGNRKVIRYQTGNEPIISVRIQEVFGEHDSPMIAQGRKKIVLELLSPAQRPLQVTQDLAGFWSGSYKEVQKEMKGRYPKHPWPDDPANHVATTKTKRQLNK from the coding sequence TTGTCACAACTGCCTATTGAAGCTGTGATGCCCGAGTTACTTGCCGGCGTCCAAAGTCATCATCAACTGATCTTAAAAGCGGCTCCCGGTGCCGGGAAGTCGACACATTTCCCTCTCCAACTGCTTAAAACTGGTGGGCTTGCTGGCAAGATCATCATGCTGGAACCAAGGCGTTTAGCGGCTCGTAATATTGCTCAGTATCTATCAAAGCAGTTCGGTGAAACGGTTGGGCAGTCGGTGGGCTATCGAGTTCGTGGTGAAAGCAAAGTGAGCTCACAGACAAAGCTAGAGATTGTCACCGAAGGGATTATGACCCGAATGATCCAGAGCGATCCGGAACTGTCGGGTGTGAGTTTACTGATTTTTGATGAGTTCCATGAACGCAGCATTCATGCGGATACAGCGCTGGCATTAAGTTTAGAGATCCAAGAGGCTTTGCGAGATGATCTGAAAATTGTGGTGATGTCTGCAACGTTAGATCAGCAGGCTTTGCAATCTTTGCTGCCCGAAGCTTGTTATGTGGAATCTCAGGGGCGCTCTTTTCCTGTGGAGTATCGCTACTCTGCGCTTGGGGTTAATGAGTATCTTGTGCCTGCGATGGCGAAAAGAATTGAACACTTGATCACGACAGAAGAGGGCTCCTTACTCGCTTTTCTTCCCGGAGTCGGTGCGATCAAACAGCTAGAAGTGTCGCTAACCAGTTTGCTTCCAGATGTTGATATTTGTCCTTTGTATGGCCAATTGAATTTTACCCAACAGCAACGTGCGATTGCAGCAAGTGAGAATGGGCGACGCAAAGTGGTGCTTGCAACCAATATTGCGGAAACCTCTTTAACCATTGAAGGGATCCGTCTTGTTGTGGATTCGGGTTTAGAGCGAGTGGCTAAGTTTGATCTCAAAACGGGGATCACCAAGTTAGAGCAAATTAAAATCGCTCAATCTTCCGCAGAGCAACGAGCAGGGCGTGCGGGGCGCTTAGAAAAGGGGATTTGCTTGCGTCTGTATAGTGAAACCCAATTGGCTCAGCAACCTTATGTGCCAGAGCCTGAAATATTACACGCGGATCTCTCTTCACTCGTTCTAGAGCTCGCGCAGTGGGGAACCGTGAATGTAGATGAATTATCATGGTTAGATAAGCCACCAGCAACCGCTCTAAAACAGGCGACCACGCTGCTTTCTTCGTTAAATATATTAGGGGAGAATGCTCAGTTAACGACATTTGGTAAGCGCGCTCATGAGCTAGGGTTAGATCCTCGAATTGCCAGTATGTTGGTGCATGTGAGCCAGCATCAAAGTGATATGTTGCACTGCGCGATTTTAGTGGCTGCGTTATTAGAAGAACCTGAACGTAATGTGGCAAACTTGCAGCATTCCCTTCATCGTTTTAAGCAATCCAACCACTCAAAAATGAAGGTTATCACTCAGCGTGTGAGTGTTTTAGCTAGAAAGCTTAATGTGAGTTTTGATGTGAAAAAAGTCGATGAACGGCAAGTTGGCATCATTTTAAGCTTAGCCTTTCCTGATCGTATAGGTCAGCGACGCTCCGCACAATCAGGCCGTTTTATATTATCCAATGGGCATGGTGGTGCGATGGATGAGTCTCAGTCGCTAGCGGATGTGGATTATCTTATCGCGATTGATCTGATGCGCTCTGCTCAAGAGGCGAGTCAGATTTTTCTTGCGGCAGAAGTCGACATCATTGCCCTTGAAGCGCATTTCCCATTTTTGTTTGTGTCTCACGAAGTTGTAGATTGGGATGAAAAACGTGGTCGCTTAATGGCTGAACAACGAACGACTTTAGGAAAGTTAGTCGTTCGACGCAAAGAGATGAGTCAGCCCGATCAAAGTAAAATGAGCGAAGCTCTGCTCAATTATGTCCGCAGAAAAGGGTTGGAGTGTTTGAACTGGGATGAAAACAGCATCGCGTTATTAAAACGTATTCGTTGTGCTATTGAGTGGCTACCAGAACAGGATTGGCCCGCGATGGATGATGAGAGTTTATTATCCGATCTTGAATTATGGCTAGCGCCTTACATGAGCGCTATTACGTCGATCAAACAGCTGAATAAGATGTCGTTAGTGCCCGCATTATTAGCACGCTTAGGCTGGCCTTTGAATCAATCGATAGATGAGTGGCTGCCGACTCATTATCAAATGCCAACGGGAAATCGAAAAGTAATTCGTTACCAAACGGGAAATGAACCCATCATTTCAGTGCGAATTCAGGAAGTTTTTGGTGAGCATGATTCACCAATGATTGCTCAAGGCAGAAAAAAAATCGTACTAGAGTTACTATCGCCTGCACAAAGGCCATTGCAAGTGACACAAGATCTCGCAGGGTTTTGGAGTGGAAGCTACAAAGAGGTTCAAAAAGAGATGAAGGGGCGCTACCCGAAGCATCCTTGGCCTGATGATCCGGCAAACCATGTGGCAACGACTAAAACCAAACGACAGTTGAATAAATAA
- the mrcB gene encoding penicillin-binding protein 1B codes for MNSLKKSAVDKPLVNKRSAEKKETTKKKPAGGKKATTTKKAAVKPKKRTTTKRKKAAKEKRSWLRILWGVSWKSGIAVIALLIFIGVYLDSVVKQRFEGQLFDLPTVVYARVLNLAPGQEVALKQVQNELDVLNYRKVRQPRHPGDYSSSSTKIEVIRRPFEFTDGPEPDRHVMLHFDKTSLTRIQSLEQDQDMGYLRIEPKMLGMLEKGKDEQRLFLRREQFPEVMVDALLVTEDRYFYQHEGVSPVAIARALVANIKAGRTVQGGSTLTQQLAKNLFLSREKTLWRKVREAYIALILDYRYSKDRILEAYLNEVYLGQSGGEAIHGFGLASRLYFGQPIQELRIDQLALLVGMVKGPSYYNPVRYPERAKKRRDLVLRLMMQQDTLTASQYEEAARRPLDIQDNPRIASRQPAYFQQLKIELNESLGTRFHSDSGLRVFTSLDPVSQVKLEQAIGRKVPELAKRAGKELEAAAIAVDRHSGEIRAMVGGKRTGYDGFNRALNASRPIGSLVKPAIYLTALEQPDKYSLASTLMDSPLSLKGSKGSVWSPRNFDRKFRGEVPLYQALAKSLNVPTVRLGMQLGIKEVSKTLVKLGVDNSEIRPVPSMFLGSFSLTPYQVAQMYQTLTNSGKKAPLSALRSVVNLDGDVLYQTLPRVSQAVDQQAAWLTTYAMKKGVSQGTGRFLQNQFAWAALAGKTGTSNDSRDSWFVGVDGREVTTIWLGRDDNKPTTLTGSSGALRVYADYLQHRIPEKLRLPWPKGIATLGFSPTSSGGLELDCGSDFKLPVWDSEGQLKQGCENRPQQWLKKLFQW; via the coding sequence ATGAACTCTCTAAAAAAGTCAGCAGTAGATAAACCGTTGGTCAATAAGCGCTCAGCAGAAAAAAAAGAGACCACGAAAAAGAAACCAGCTGGTGGAAAAAAAGCCACGACGACAAAAAAAGCGGCTGTAAAACCGAAAAAACGAACCACAACCAAGCGTAAAAAGGCAGCGAAAGAGAAACGTAGCTGGTTACGAATTTTGTGGGGCGTGAGTTGGAAAAGCGGTATTGCGGTCATCGCGTTATTGATTTTTATTGGCGTGTATCTTGATTCCGTTGTGAAGCAGAGATTTGAAGGTCAGCTATTTGATTTGCCTACGGTGGTTTATGCGAGAGTGTTGAACTTGGCTCCGGGTCAAGAGGTGGCGCTTAAGCAAGTTCAAAATGAGTTGGATGTGCTCAATTATCGTAAGGTTCGTCAACCTCGTCATCCAGGTGATTACTCCTCTTCGTCCACCAAAATAGAGGTGATTCGTAGGCCATTCGAATTTACAGATGGGCCGGAGCCGGATCGTCACGTCATGTTACATTTTGATAAGACGAGCCTTACGCGCATTCAATCGTTAGAACAAGATCAGGACATGGGCTACTTGCGCATTGAGCCGAAGATGCTTGGGATGCTAGAAAAAGGCAAAGACGAACAACGACTATTCTTACGCCGTGAGCAGTTCCCCGAAGTAATGGTAGACGCATTGCTCGTGACAGAAGATCGCTATTTTTATCAGCATGAAGGGGTTTCGCCTGTTGCGATTGCCCGTGCTCTGGTGGCGAATATCAAAGCGGGTCGTACGGTTCAAGGGGGAAGTACATTAACTCAACAACTTGCCAAAAACTTATTTCTATCAAGAGAAAAAACATTATGGCGAAAAGTAAGAGAAGCGTATATCGCATTGATTTTGGACTACCGTTATAGCAAAGACCGAATCTTAGAAGCGTACTTGAATGAAGTCTATTTAGGACAAAGTGGTGGCGAAGCGATTCATGGTTTTGGGCTGGCTTCGAGGCTCTATTTCGGACAACCGATTCAAGAGTTGCGTATCGATCAATTAGCCTTACTGGTTGGGATGGTGAAAGGTCCTTCCTATTACAACCCTGTCCGCTACCCTGAACGCGCTAAGAAACGTCGCGACTTAGTACTTCGCCTTATGATGCAGCAAGATACTCTCACGGCCAGTCAGTATGAAGAAGCCGCTCGCAGGCCGCTTGATATTCAAGATAATCCACGTATTGCTAGCCGCCAGCCCGCCTATTTCCAACAACTGAAAATAGAGTTAAATGAATCTTTGGGAACACGGTTCCATTCGGATTCAGGGTTGCGTGTGTTCACGTCACTTGATCCTGTCTCTCAAGTAAAATTAGAGCAGGCGATTGGTCGAAAAGTACCTGAACTCGCTAAAAGAGCGGGCAAAGAGTTAGAGGCCGCTGCGATTGCGGTAGATCGCCATTCCGGCGAGATCCGCGCCATGGTCGGCGGAAAACGTACGGGATATGATGGCTTTAACCGAGCTTTAAATGCCAGCCGTCCAATCGGTTCACTTGTAAAACCAGCCATATACTTAACAGCGCTTGAACAGCCTGATAAGTATTCACTGGCTTCGACGTTAATGGATTCTCCTCTCAGCTTAAAAGGCAGCAAAGGGAGTGTTTGGTCCCCGCGTAATTTCGATCGTAAGTTCCGTGGTGAAGTGCCACTCTATCAAGCATTAGCAAAATCTCTGAATGTACCAACGGTAAGGTTAGGCATGCAGTTGGGGATAAAAGAGGTATCAAAAACATTAGTCAAATTGGGGGTGGATAACAGCGAAATTCGCCCCGTTCCATCGATGTTTTTAGGTTCATTTTCATTGACGCCTTACCAAGTGGCGCAGATGTACCAAACACTGACCAATTCAGGTAAGAAAGCGCCACTTTCTGCATTGCGTTCTGTGGTTAATTTAGATGGCGATGTGTTGTATCAAACACTTCCAAGAGTATCGCAAGCGGTTGATCAGCAAGCCGCTTGGCTGACGACTTACGCGATGAAAAAAGGTGTGTCACAGGGGACGGGGCGCTTCCTTCAGAATCAATTCGCTTGGGCGGCGCTGGCTGGAAAAACAGGAACGAGTAACGACAGCCGAGACAGTTGGTTTGTTGGCGTTGATGGGCGTGAAGTCACGACCATCTGGTTAGGGCGTGATGACAATAAACCTACGACACTAACGGGCTCTAGCGGTGCATTGCGTGTATACGCTGATTACCTGCAACACCGCATTCCTGAAAAACTACGGTTGCCTTGGCCGAAGGGTATCGCTACTTTAGGCTTCTCTCCGACGTCATCTGGCGGTTTAGAGCTTGATTGTGGTAGTGATTTTAAGCTGCCTGTTTGGGACAGTGAAGGTCAATTAAAACAAGGGTGTGAAAATCGACCACAACAATGGCTTAAAAAATTATTCCAGTGGTAG
- a CDS encoding patatin-like phospholipase family protein, with the protein MARQYNLGFLLILSSLLPASSAWALDVSEKEASRPKVAVVLAGGGAKGAAHIGVLKALEEMQIPVDYITGTSMGAYVGGLYAMGMSADEIESFVYTINWNSGYRDRVDRSQRRVRDKEYEDRYQLTTDIGLRWGEVRAPKGVVQGQNMLRILRETTGNLPPFDSFDDLVIPYRSVSTDIIELQQVIMKDGYLVDAMMSSMSVPGALPPYEVNGQMLVDGGVTNNMPVDVARAMGADIVIAVDISTDYKGEDDFTTFLTAADQLSNYLVRRSTHKQAETLTDDDFYIQPDVGDMETTEFDKMPDAYQKGYLETLKVKDKLAALSLSNRNYQIYIDHIQDRRKTLQFGDETVVDEIVVNNETHYSDKLLANRLDLKPGRILKTGEIEKSVQDLYALDRFELITYRYDQVDGVNQVIFDVDEKSWGPNYVNFRFFLEDDFATKSQYSIGLSSNFTDINSHGAELRTNLEMGTDKRIEAEFFSPILSGQKLFTSTKLIYSNQNRNIPLDGFDDMTLEGSRDYLPVTFQEVVGEFELGYQAALWQEFTIGARYTDGSAEYSTLPSLGDFTFTRMGGFVSYRLDTLDHYSLPTKGLYIDLEYLISHDDTNGYVDDSSEDITDTVYEISAELQAARSYERHTLVAKAEYGVVESKNSLVPIDPRELGGFLNLSGISRNSLIGQNKAFASLVYRYRWFDNDFGLFESPVYLGASIERGGVWTDNSLKLNEAPMYNAASIFAGIDSPIGPVMFAYGRTEEDFDSVYLIIGTPSK; encoded by the coding sequence ATGGCGCGTCAGTACAATTTAGGATTCCTATTAATATTGAGCAGTTTACTGCCAGCCTCTAGTGCATGGGCATTAGACGTTTCTGAAAAGGAAGCATCGCGCCCTAAGGTTGCTGTTGTATTAGCAGGCGGTGGTGCGAAGGGAGCGGCTCATATTGGTGTATTGAAAGCACTTGAAGAGATGCAAATCCCTGTTGATTACATTACAGGAACCAGCATGGGAGCCTATGTAGGCGGCTTGTACGCGATGGGAATGAGTGCAGATGAAATTGAAAGCTTTGTCTATACCATTAATTGGAATTCTGGATATCGAGACCGTGTGGACCGTAGCCAACGTCGTGTACGAGATAAAGAGTATGAAGATAGATATCAACTCACAACCGACATAGGATTACGTTGGGGAGAAGTTCGAGCACCAAAAGGGGTAGTGCAAGGGCAAAATATGTTACGTATTTTGAGGGAAACGACAGGTAACTTGCCGCCGTTTGACTCATTTGATGATCTTGTGATCCCTTATCGTTCTGTCTCTACCGATATCATAGAACTACAACAAGTGATCATGAAAGACGGCTATTTGGTCGATGCCATGATGTCGAGTATGTCGGTTCCTGGTGCGCTGCCTCCGTATGAAGTCAATGGACAGATGCTTGTCGATGGTGGCGTCACCAATAATATGCCTGTCGACGTTGCTCGTGCAATGGGGGCTGATATTGTTATCGCGGTTGATATTAGTACGGATTATAAAGGGGAGGATGATTTTACGACGTTTTTAACCGCTGCGGATCAGCTTTCCAATTATCTAGTTCGTCGTAGCACTCACAAGCAAGCTGAAACGCTGACTGATGATGATTTTTATATCCAACCAGATGTTGGGGATATGGAGACCACTGAATTTGATAAAATGCCGGACGCTTACCAAAAGGGTTATTTAGAAACTCTCAAAGTGAAAGATAAATTAGCGGCGTTATCGCTTTCAAATCGAAACTATCAAATTTATATCGATCATATACAAGATCGCAGAAAGACGTTGCAATTTGGTGATGAAACCGTTGTCGATGAGATAGTGGTGAACAATGAGACTCACTACAGTGACAAGCTTCTCGCTAACCGTTTAGATTTAAAGCCAGGACGGATTCTGAAAACGGGTGAGATAGAGAAAAGTGTTCAAGATCTTTATGCATTAGACCGATTTGAATTGATCACTTACCGTTACGATCAAGTCGATGGTGTGAATCAAGTTATCTTTGATGTTGATGAAAAGTCCTGGGGCCCAAATTACGTCAATTTCAGATTTTTCCTTGAGGATGATTTCGCAACTAAAAGCCAGTATTCGATCGGACTTTCCAGTAACTTTACCGATATTAACTCTCATGGTGCAGAGCTACGAACCAACCTAGAGATGGGGACAGACAAACGAATTGAAGCCGAATTTTTTTCACCGATTCTTTCTGGGCAAAAGCTTTTTACGTCTACCAAACTGATATATAGCAATCAAAACCGAAATATCCCTTTGGACGGTTTTGATGACATGACTTTAGAAGGTTCTCGTGATTATTTGCCTGTCACCTTTCAAGAGGTGGTTGGAGAATTTGAGCTAGGATATCAAGCTGCGTTATGGCAAGAGTTTACCATCGGTGCTCGCTATACCGATGGCTCGGCGGAATATTCGACATTACCCTCTCTTGGCGATTTCACGTTTACCCGAATGGGTGGGTTTGTCAGTTATCGATTGGACACATTAGATCACTATAGTTTACCAACAAAAGGGCTATATATTGATCTTGAATACTTGATTTCACATGATGATACCAATGGTTACGTTGACGACTCTTCAGAAGATATCACCGATACGGTTTATGAAATATCGGCTGAATTGCAAGCCGCAAGAAGCTATGAACGACATACTTTGGTCGCAAAAGCGGAATATGGTGTCGTAGAAAGTAAAAACTCACTAGTACCGATCGATCCTCGGGAGTTAGGCGGTTTCTTAAATTTATCGGGTATCTCAAGAAATAGCCTCATCGGACAGAACAAAGCTTTTGCAAGCCTAGTGTATCGTTACCGCTGGTTTGACAATGACTTCGGTCTGTTTGAATCCCCAGTCTACTTAGGGGCGTCGATCGAAAGAGGAGGCGTTTGGACGGATAATTCACTGAAGCTAAATGAAGCTCCTATGTATAACGCCGCGTCTATTTTTGCTGGCATCGATTCACCTATTGGGCCTGTGATGTTTGCTTATGGACGCACAGAAGAGGATTTCGACTCGGTGTATCTGATCATCGGAACGCCGTCTAAATAA